The sequence below is a genomic window from Lagopus muta isolate bLagMut1 chromosome 9, bLagMut1 primary, whole genome shotgun sequence.
TGATCTCTGGCTTTGGTATTCCCAGCgctgtgcagctgagctgaaCTGCCGCACCAGGCATCGTACTTATGGTCTGCGGGGGTCTGTTTGTAATCCTCGGAGGATAGGCTACAATGGTGACAGGCACGGTTACAGACAGATCTCCGGCGGGGTTGTGGGCCTTGCACACGTAATTCCCTCTGTCGTGAATGGTAGCTGCTCGTATCACCAGCGTGCCATTTTCCAGCAGGATGTGTCTGCTGTTGATCTGAGGTCGGTCCAGCACGTGGCCACCTGGAAGAGTCCACGCCGTGCTGGGTTTGGGGCTGCCGTCGGACAGGCAGTGAAGCGACAACGATTCCCCGCTGATGCCCCTCATTGGCCCCTGGGGGTAAACGAGGATGGTGGGCTTCTGAGCAACTTCCAGGACGATCAGCTTTTCAATGTAGCCAACTTGGTTTTTAGCTGCACAGCGATACTTCCCAGCTTTGTCCCTGCTGGGGTTGTGGATGGTAAGGGTTCCATGGCTTCCTGGGAGGAACTCAGACATCCTGGTCCCCTTGGAGAACCACGTGCCATTGGGCAGCATCCAGCTTACTTCAGGTGGAGGGTTTCCATCCACAGAGCAGTTCAGTGTGATTGTTTTCCCAggttttgctattattttttcattgaatGGATTTTTAAACATGGGTCGCCTTAGCATTTCCAGTACCTCCAGCCGCACCACCAGCATGCTCTCTCCCCAGTCGTTCCGTGCCACGCAGATGAAATCTGCTGTGTCAGAAGGCCTTAGGTTCCGGATTTCGAGTGTTCCGTTTTTGTGCACGACAATCCTGCTGCCGTAGTACGGAGCTGTCAGGAAAATGTTATCGGGCATGATCCACATGATCTGGGGGGGAGGCGTCCCTTCTGCCCTGCAGTCGATTTGTTTCTTCGAGTGCCTCACTGCAGTCACTTTAATGATCGTTTTGTTTGTGTATAAGCCATTTATGATAGGTGGTTTCGCAACAACATCCAGTTTATACAATTTTGTATCATCCCCTCCGGCGTTACGAGCAACACACATGTACTCCCCAGCATCCAGCAGCTTGGCTCGGCGGACTGACAGGGAGCCATTAGTGTGCAGCAGGTGCCTGTCTGTGGAAGAGGAGATCACGTCACTGGAAGGCAGCAACCAGAATATTTTTGGCTTAGGTTCCCCAGCAGCTTCACAGTCCAACAGCGCCGTATCCCCGGCTTTCACTTTAATGTACGTCTTGTGACTCTGCTTTATGCGAGGGGCTGCCGTGACGACTGTGatgtgtattttcatttcatctctCCCCAGAGTGTTCTGAGCGTAGCAGGTGTAATCTCCCTCCTCTGTTGCTCCAGCTCTGTTGAGATACAGCGTTCCGTTGTCAAAGAGGACGTATCTGCCAGACCTGTGTCCGCTGTCGTCTGCCAGCATCGCGTTGTTGATCACTGTCCCATCCGGCAAACTCCAGGATATTTCTGGTGCAGGGGACCCGGAGGCCTTGCAGTCCACCTGGAAATCTTTTCCGTAGGGCACCAGTTTCTTGAAATACTGTTTCTGGTCAATCTTGGCTGGTTTCATTGTGATGCTGACTTTCATCAGTATCAGATCATCTCCGATTTTGTTTCTTGCGACACACAAATAGTCCCCCGCATCCTTTTCAGTAACTGCCTCGATAACCAGGGATCCATTGGGATACACATGGATTCGACTTCCCATTCTGCTGTgggggagaaagaggaaaagaattaTGGAACAAAGTTCTGAAGGTGAATACTGAGTGCTGGAAGTGGCTTACACTATTAACTTGTTAAGTATGGAGTGAGCTTTGCTCCTTGATTTCCTAATTTAAAGTTgtatttcataaattaaaaattcctCATAGTATATAATCTGTATCAGATACCTGGCTACtttaagtacatttttaaaGGCACTACGCTCATGTTTCAGCACTTCCGTATTCCTAGACTTCTTTCCTTTACTGAAAATACCAAGGCTTTTTTCCCACAATGTTGGGATGTAAATGGTGGTGAATCAAATCTGGGTGCCTGCAGTGGATGAAAGAAACATAATGGGGCTGGGTCCTTCAGGAGTTGCTAAATGCTTACAATGAGCCTGAGCTGATTTTGCACGGTATTTCTTTACATCCTTGCTAATGCACCTCTGCTTTAAGCACCTCTCTTCCTCCTGTGCCTGCATTCAGCTcgagcctgcaggcagcaggggcTGAGAACATCACTggtgctggaatgtgctgccTTTCACTCTGCCATGATTTCAGCCAGGAGGTTGCTGCTGTTGGTACTACAGAGCTGTGTTCAGAAGTGAATTTAGCTCTTAATGGATCGTTCCAGTGACGTTCCACTCCCTCACACCAGCACTGGAGATGCTAGCACATGAGTTTTCCAAGAGCTGGGGAGAAAACAGGCTCCTACCTGTGCCACTGGTCTACGACCGCCTTGGATGGCAGCCTCCAGATTATCCTGGGCCGGGGCTCCCCTGTGGCCGTGCAGTTCAGCAGCAGTTTGTCCCCAAAACTGAGCTGGGTCATGCCCTGGGAGGCGGCAGCTATCCTTGGCAGTGTGTCCCGGTGCCGCACAGTGAGGGTCACCACCCGGCGCTCCGAGCCCGTGGAGCTCGTGGCGATGCACTCGTAGTTCCCGCTGTCGGTGGGCGCGATGCCGCTGAGCCGCAGGGTGCCgttgggaagcagcagcaccccGGCATTCACAAACTGCAGGGGCTTCACCACCATCCCTTCGGGGAGGACCCAGTGGACGCGGGGCTGAGGATTCCCTTCTGCGGTGCAAGGAAGGCTCAGGTCTCGCCCCGCCGTAGCTGTGATCTGCTGTCTCTTCTCCTCCACGATGACGGGAGGTGCTGCGATGACCTGCAGCTTCACATTCAGCGTGTCGGTGCCTGCTGGGTTTGTGGCCGTGCATGTGTAGAGGCCCCTGTCGTAAACCGTGACGTCCTTGATCATTAAGGTGCCATCCGGCTGCACGAGAACTTTCTGATTTCCCTGGGAAGAGCTGGAAACGTGCGTTTCATTGGCCAGAACCCACGAGATGGAGGGAGGAGGTCTGCCCTCAGCCAGGCACCTCATGGCCACGGGCGTCCCGGCGTGGGCAGTGAGGAGCCGCGTGCCACCAGCGATGCGGGGCGGGTAGGCCACCACCGCCAGCGTGGCCAGGAGCCGTGCTGTGCCCAGAGCGTTGGTGGCGGTGCAGCAGTACTGCCCGCcgtcctgcagggctgcccgCGCGATGGCAAGCGTGCCGTTGGGCAGCACCGACCACCTGCTGCCACTCGCTGGGGCATCAGTctctgcaggagggagggaCAACAGCACGGCATCAGACCTCTCCATCCCGCCTTGTTTTGCTCTGTACCCGTACACGCTTTCCTTATCCTGGGCTACGCTGCCCAAATACCCAAGACAGCGGTGgtaagaaagggagaaataatAAATCCTACGTATGCAGTGGAAAAgcttcaaaagaaaaccaaatctAGGTTCTTTGGTAGAGACAAGACTCCGATACTGCAGGTAAGGGTTTGTGTAGCCAGAAGTACTTTGGTTCAGTTGTGTGCAGGTGTTGCAAATTGGTAAATGTTTTGCCCTTGCAATAACTTGATGTCATGGTTCATTATGTTCATTTGACTGCTCTGAAGCAGCAAGTAATGTGCAAGAAGAGCTTTAATCTTCTCACAGTAAGCACAAGGTTATTGTTTACGTATGCACATATTTAACATTTCCCTTAGCCACTGTTTCGTAGTCAGTATTAAGGCACTCCAGCAAGCATGCTGGGATGTCATTTTTCTCACTATTTCTTAGTTTGTGCCATAACTGGTCCTTCATGGTATTCCTAGGCAAGCATTACTGCCTGCAGCATGCCAACCACCTGCCAGACTGTGGCACCCGGAGCTGCCGAGCTTACCTGGGGAGATCTTGGTCCATTCTACTGTTGGCTGGGGGTTGCCCGTAGCTTCACACGGAATGAAAGCATCTGAGTTGGCCAGCACGGTGAAGGCAGCTAATTTTCCTCCAATTATTCTGGGCTTTGTGAAATAGTTTCTGCTTAAAGAGAACAAGGACAGAGGGATGCTGGTGGTGGATTTGTGATGCTGTCTCTGGTCAGACCAGCCATCggcagagctgccccacagGTACGCATGtggagcagccacctgccatGGTGTTGACACAGTCGGCATGTTAACTGTTGAGGTTTTGCCTCCCCTTTCTGCAGATGGCAGCCCAGCACCGATTCCCCCCATGGACGGTGCTGAGGTGGGACGCTGCTCTCTTGGAGCCGTGgtgcccagagctctgctgctcagctcgGTGCTGCCCGGGTCCAGGGGCCGTGCCACGGGGCTGCCTTGAGTGGCCTCCTTGTCTGTCCACAGGTGCGGCCGCTCAGCCGCTGGGGTGGAAGCTTTGAGGTGCTGAGCAGATTCTGAGCGCGCTGCggcactgactgcagcaggatgcaCTCGCTTGGCTCCCAGAGGCTCTGAGGGCAGCGGGGGGGTTGGGGCTGTTGCAGTGGGGGTTTGTGGCTgaaggctgtggggcagcagtgaCGCAGGAGGGGTGCTCACCACCATGCTGGGGGCCGCTGCTGTCTGCGGGGCTGTCGTGGGcccgtgctgtgctgtgcctggtgGGGGCAGAGCCCATAGAGCTGGGACCCAGCCTGCAGGTGGGCTGTCAGACCCCGCTGCTGCAGGCGCGTGCCTGTTGGACGCAGCAGGCgggctggctgcagctggggtGGCTGAGTCTGCTGTAGTGCGGGCGCCCGTGGTTGGGCTTTGAGAAGGAGCTGTTTTAGGGGGCCGCCTCCTCCTCTGGCCTCTCCTTCTTCCTGTTCTGAATGCTTTTTGAGGAGCCGTAGAAGCTGTAGTTGTTGCCTTTGGACTCTCTCTGCCCGTTCCTCCAGCTGTGCTCATTGCAGGGCTGCAGTCAGGGGGCTTCTCTGACGTACTGCTGCTGTCAGCGGGTTTGCCTAAAGATGGGATGGGATCGACACCCGCTGAGATGGGTGTGAAGGGCAAAGGAGAGACGTGGGGTCTCGATGCCACTGCTGTAGTTTCAGGAAGCAAGACTGATACCTCTGTTGGTGGAAGTGCACCTGTCCTCTGCACTTCCTTTTGTGTGCCATTTCCAAAGAGAAGTGCTCTTATAATTTTTCCTCCCTGGGAGTTTTTGGATGAGGATCTGGAGAAGACCGTTGGGGGAGCAGAAGCAGTCCTTGTGCTCATCATGTGTGTGATTTCTGCAGTGTGAGTTGTGCAGGTTGCAGACGTTGGCAGCCTGCTGCTAACAGGCTGTGCTTTGTAAGTGCTGCTGTGACatggagctctgctctctgcttccttctgggCAGCATCTCTGGTACTTTGAGTAACTACAGGCAGTGCGGTGGAAGCGGCTCcttgccttgcagtgggtgcacTGTCCTCTTCCATGAGGAATGCTGCGCTCCGAGCTGTGCCTTCTGAGTGCTCTGAGGACATATCTGTAGTAGAGGGGGAGGACAGAGGCGCTTCTGGGCTGAGCGGGttgatgctgctgtgtgagttGTTGAAGGTGGGCACGTTAGGGCTGAGTGTTGAACTCAGCAGGACAGCTGGAGCAATAGCTGTTCTCCCTCCAGCAGAGCCTTGCTTCCCTGAACTGCGCCTGTGCTCTCTCATACTCAGAAGATGTCCTGGCCTGACCATTTTTCTCCTAGCAGAAactttcctccttctcccatGTTGTTGCCGGGCCTGAGGTGTGTGGGTTGCCACATCCTGAATGATTTGAGCGTGCTGATGAGTAACGATGTTTGGGCCCAGTGGTAGTGCAGGAGTTACAGGTTTCTGAGCACTGTGGAAGTGAATGTGACCAAACTCAGAGTTTGGCTTGCTGATTGTTGCTGCAGATGCCTGACCACCTGTTTTGGTGGAAATCTTATCAGTAAACTCTGTAAAACCATGCATTTCACCCACTGCATTTTGGGAAGTTGCAGGTGTGCTGCTGTCTGTAACATTCCCCGTGGTTGTCGCAGATGCAGCCTTTAAATGCAGACTGTTATGTTCTCCAGGAGATGCTGATCTTTGCTGAGCACTGATGAGCGCAGATGTTCTGCTCGCTCCCTCTGTTGCCATCGATTGCTTCCCACTGCTTGCTGATGTTTGGCTTAAATTGGGTCTTTCCCATGAGTCTGAGGTCGTGGTCGTAGGGTTTAGATCTGCTGGTGTGGGGCTGACGGatgggctgggctgtgggaaggGAGCGGGTGGGGGGGTCCCGGCCCCTGCAGGGgctgtgcttccagctgtgctccccaggGAAGACATGGTGGCCCCCTCTGTTACCACTATCATGAACTCTTGTTCTGGAGAGATGGCAGCACCAGACATTTCCTCCTCATCCGCAGGCACCGTTGAGAACTCACGGACCTGAACAGGCAGGGTTGTCTccacttcttgtttttctgtcctGGGTGGgttcctctttgctttttccagAAAGGCCGCCCAGCGCTGGGGGTTGGCTCTCTTGGCTGAGGAGCCAAAGCGCCTTCGATGccccctgagcctcctgccAGCTTTGTCCCTGTGCTGACGGCTCGTCATCCTCCTGTGGCCGCTGCCAGTGCGGGTGCTGTGTGTGCcctgctgtctgtgtgctggGGCACTGGGCTCCTGACCCGTCCAGCTCAGCAGGGCAGCTGAGGAATTCTGCCTTCCTCTACCTGAGGGCAGCGCTGCATCGCCAGAGCCATCGCTCTCTGCCCACTCTCCCGCAGCCACGGGTGCTTTCTGTGGGGTGCTTTTGTCCTCTCCAACCAGCACTTGGAAAATCAAAACATCAACACCGTACTGGTTGGCTGCAACACATCTAAAGTAGCCGCTGTCTCGCTCTGTTACCCCCTGTATTCTTAAGGTACCGTTGccaaaaatctgtttgtttcttaCGGAGTGGTGAAGAACCACTCTCTCAGGTAACACCCAACTAATGGCAGCAtctggaacagcagcagaggtacAGGGAAGGTCCAGAATGCTGCCAACCGCTGTGGAAAATTGGGCCCCATTTACACTGCTGTGTTCCACGTAAGGATCAACCACAGTGATTCTAAACGTGAGGACATCTGCATCGTGACCATTTGTGCCTATGCAGTGATAGAGCCCAGAGTCAAACGCATCAGCTGTTCGTAACGTGAATGTCCCGGATTTTGCTACTACAATTCTGCCGTCCTCACTGACATAAGGGGCTCTGACTTTGCTCCCATCAGCCAATATCCACTCTATTGCAGGAGCTGGCTGCCCGATTGCTTGGCAGTCCAGTTGTACGGTTCCCCCGACTGGAACAGTGTGctctgtttgtgttttgttgtccCTGGAGATCACTGTCCAGTTATTTCCCACTTTCTTTTGGTCAACGGTGGGCAAAACTATCTCAGCATCAGTGAAGTACTGGATGTGCAGCGTGCTAAGAGTGGTTGCTGTCCTGTCAAGCTGCAGTGCcactttgttttgcattaacCACGATGGTTCAGCTCTGAGTTCAGCCTCCACCTTGGTAAAAAGTTCATCTTTTTCAGAGTAGTTTTGCTTATATTGGTAAATGATGAAAGGTGTTTCAGCTGTGACGGCACTCCTGTCGAGTTTGAGGGGAGAATTACTGTACAGGGCCAGtatgctccacagctgctgaatGTGTCCGTAGGCGATGTCGCACACGAGAAATGATGAGAATGATGTTCTGAGGACTGTGACGTTGTCCTCTTTGTCAAATGAGATGGGAGacatttcttttggtttctgaACGTTGCAAACCAAGTTACCTCGATTTCCTCCTTGGTCAGTCATGTTCAGAACCACAGATCCTATGGGAGCTAGGAAGTCCTTGGGAGATACAGAGCTGAAATCCCCATCCTCTGGCACTGTGAGGTTTTTGAGTTTCAGGGTGTGATGTATGACTGGCTTAGTGCaggtcagagctgcaggaggaataCCCACAAAGTTCTTCCCTTTGCAGTTCCTGGGGCTGGCACACACTGGGCATTGCTGAGCACCAGAACTTCGGTCTTTTTTGCACTTTATGAcatctgaaggaaagaaaaacacagttaGTTTTAGCATTAGGATCAGGACTCTTAGAAgttgaacaaacaaacaaaaccaaagcagatGCTGGGGAGTAACGTTTTGAGTAGAGGGggtaaaaataagaaataatagaaGTGCGAAGGATTGGTGCAGGCGTGCTGTAATGGCCTGCTGTTCACAAAGGGGTCATTGGCTGCTGTAAAGGACTGACAAGTTTCATGTAGCTGCTTCTGCTTTATGTCAGTTAATTTGCTGTGATATTCAAGGGGTGTAGCACAAATAACAACGCATCCAGTACCTCTGGAAGACTGACAGCAGGTGTCAGCAGGTCGATCATCAGCATTCGAACAATTAGAGATATATCAGGTGCCATTGTATTTCCAGTCTTCCCTAGGAGTGTATGTCAATAAATAAAGGACGGTGCTACCAGCAAGAAGATGCTGTAAGGTGattaaaaagaacaagcaaagcCGTCAGCTCACCTGGCCTCTGTTCTGCCCATTCTGCAAACCACTGTAGATCGCAGTCGCAGGCCCATGGGTTCCCATGGAGGTAAATGCTCTCCAGCTCAGACATGTAGGAAAACATTTCTCGTGGTAGCGAGGTCAGCGTGTTATCAGACAGGTGTACGTGCTTTATGGAGGATACTTTAAATATTTGGAGGTAGCTCAAGGTGACAAAAGTGTCTGGATGGAGCTGCTTCAGGAGATTTCCTTCCAAGTGGACCAACCTCAGTGATGTGAGGCCATAGAAAACGTTGGGATttacaaatttaatttcattgtgGTCCATGTGCAACCGGACCAAGCTCTTCAGACCGTAGAAAGCATCTTGCTGAAGAACACTGACCTTGTTGTAGCTCATCTTTAAGACCTGTTGACGAAAAAGCGACGTTACATTGCTGTAAGGCTCCCAGGCCATTCGGATTGGTGGTTGCTCTGAAGTACTGCAACAGACCAGCAGGGCAAATGGCTGGGAAAAAAGCGTTATTGGGAATTGTACGGGAATTATTTGTGGTTGTGCAAGGTAACAGCTGAGCTCTCGGCACAGGAGTGGCCTTCACGAGGGTTACTGGGTCCTGGAGATGTGCACACTCACCCGTTAGCTGCTTTCTGTCTCTCCCTCCTCACCTCTCATACTCCAAAGCAATCGAGTCACCGCTGTGTTTTCTGAGCACTTCACGTCTTTCATGGTCACAAATGGTCACAGCTACAATGGTTTTACTTCTCTGTAATTATTAACAACAGCTCTGGATTGAAATTTAACTGGAGAGTAACTGTTAACTTGACATGGAATTGGTTGGGAATGGTTGGTCATAAATAATCGTTCAATTACTCCTGTGTGTATGACTATCTAGATGGCAAATACAGATACAGGATAGATGGATGCCATACTAGCTGTGACTGATTAATTGAAGACTGCAGATGCAGTACttggagctctgcagccttCCTCACATAGAAGAAAGTCTCAATTGTAGCTGCCAGTTAAGATATTATGTCAGATATGTGCCAGTGTTCATCTCTCTCTTGATGCTACACCTGAATGCCCACCTGGGAAGGAAAGGCATTTCCCGTGAGGTGGCTGTTGGATGTCCTTACCTTTCACAGGGATACCATTAGGAACAGGAAACCAAAAGGTTGAAGGCGGCTGGGCTGCTCCCCCAGACTGGTATTGCTGTCTGATTGCCTAAAGGTCATAATGGAAGCTAAGGCTGGGTTATCTCCAACACGTCGTCCTTACCTGTAGTGAACGTAAATCCCTGAACACCTTCTCAGGGATTGCGTTTATCTCATTGCTGTGCAGCATCAGTAACTCCAGTTTCTCCAGGCCGGCAAAGTCCGTGTCAGTCAGTGTGAGCAAGCTGTTGTACCTGGAACAGACAGCATCCCAGACCTGACCTGGCTGTGTCAGACAGCCACACGTcttgttttaaaggaaactaaccaaaaatgaaagaaaactctCTGAAATGTGTAAAGGGAGGCAGCGCTTCTGATAGCGAGGATGAAGTTTTATGTAAGTCATCTGTTCTCCTTAGCACAGAGTTTGTTAACTTGTCCCAGGCAGCTTCCTGAAGGCTGTATTCCAACTGGATATGGGAAATAACTGCAACAACATGCAGACAAGAATGCCAGTTTGGGGCTGCAGGGACCAGGGCAAGGGCTGCGTGTAATGGCAGAGGGCTGCAATACGGCATTGCCCTTCTGCATCGTACTGTCATGGAGAAGACCTGGAAAGGCTTCCTTTGCAGTGTGAGAACAGCCCGCACTGAGCGCTGCCCCTGACcgtggagctgcagccctgcagggtcTCGCTGtcctctgctgcccttcctgccACCCTCTGCTCTTTTCAGGAGTGCTTCTGGACCTTCATTTCCTCTACATCCTACCTTGCTGACACGGCCTGATCTGCTTCTCACACAGCCATCACAACTCCCGTGCCCAGTGGTCATGAGCAGAGATTAATTCCCCAGTTAGATAGCTGGCCTGTCTGTCATAGCAGTGAGTGCTGCAAACACGTCCTTGGGCAACCACAGCCCTCCAGAagtgctggtgctgagctgtAGGCCTTCATACACCGCTCTCCTGGGAAATGCTGCCAaaccagagaaggaaaagggagcTGTGACCAGGGAGccggcagcagggcagggaaaAGCTCCCGTGGAAACctccttttgtctttttcacGTACACCTTTGGACAACTTAAGGCCATGTGTATCCAAAGTGCTACTGGGGCTGCCAGACATGGCTGCTGTGTGGCCATTGGGCTCATGGCAGAGGATGCTTGCAGGAAAGCCCTTTGACAGACCTGTCAAGCCTGTGTGTAATCtattttctgctccttctgaTCACCTAAACTGGATCATTTTGGTGTCTGAAGTATTCAGATAAATGCTATTTCCCATAAGCTGGATAAATAACAGTGTAGAAAACAGTATTGCATGACATTCTGAAGTCACAGCATAAGTCTTTGAAGATTTGAACACTTGTGCTGTGTTTCTGGCCCCACTGGagccatttcattttcattttcctagaATGAATTATCTCTGCTTCAGACCCCTTCAGAGTTCAATGTTACAGATGCAAGATATTCAGATAATGTAAAAGAACTCATTTAAATCCAAAACTTTTTAAGGTTCTTGCATCCATCACACTTCTGCACAGTGTTGGAGGTCTTACACTTCTCTAGCTCTCATTGCCTCGTTGCGGCCACCTCTGAATAATGCAAACCACTCACCGAAGTTTCATTCCCCGCCCGGGTTAGTTTCTAGCCCTACGGCTGGGAACTCTCAGTTATTACTTGGCGGAGCAGAGCGCTGAAAGATACCCGCTCAGAGGCGCGGCGCCGACCCGAACGTACCCCAGGTTGATGCGCTCCACGTCCGGAGCGATGCGCGGAGGGACGGCGGTGAAGTAGCGGAAGGTGCAGTGCACCTCTGCGGGGCCGTAGCAGGCGCAGAGGCGGGGGCAggcggcgggcagcgcggcCAGGCGGGCGGCCAGGCAGGCGGCGAGCAGCGGCCGCAGCCAACAGCGGCGCGGGGCGCCCATCGTGCGGGCACCGCTGCGGGGCGGCTGTCACGGCGCGGGGAGCGGACGAGATCCTCCCGCACGGGAAGCAAAGCCGCGCGTTCGGAGCGCCGCCGTGCCGTGCCGCTCCCGGCGACGAAGCTTCGCGGCTTCAAAGGAGCGCCGGCCCGCCGGGCTGAGCCGAAGCTCTCGGTTCTGCTCTCGGGTTTCGGATCGCTGAAATAAAACGCGTCGTTCTGAAGAAGCGGCCGCACGCCCTTCGTTTGACGGAGACGCGCACCCCGCGCCGCCGCTTGCAGGTAACGCGTAACGTCGCGACGGAGAAAAAGTCGGAGCCGCGCATGTGGCCGCCGATACTCCACGGCGGTCCGGCCGTTTATAAATCTGCTAGCAATTTGTCCTCGGGAAGGAACACGTCAGCTCCTTTCGTGCCAGTAATTACTCCAAACGAGTGTCACTAATTTCAAAGCCCCTCGCGGCATCGCCGCACCTTCCCTCCGccccccgcctccccccgcCCGGCCGCGCTCGGGAGCGGAGCCGGCACCTGTCCTGTCCCCCTACCTGCGCCAGCGGAGCCCCGGCGGGCGCTGCCCCGGGGCCGGGACAGGAGCGGTCGGCACAGCCCAGCCCAACCCGGCccgctgcctcctcctcctgctggcaGGCGGGGGTCGTGGCTCCGGGCTCGGCTCTGCGCGGCTCTGGGCGCTCCGGGGCCCGCGGACCCCCGCGGCTCGGCTGGAGCGTTCCCCCGAGGCAAGGAAGGAACGGCACCGCCGAGATTTGGCATCTGGGAGCGAACGCTCTCCCGTGGTTTCCCCCCCGGCAGCCGCCGGTGACACTGCAAACTCCCAGCTGCCTCGAGGAGTGATCTTCCTCCGCCGATGCTTCAGCTCCTCGTGTTTTGCTGGATGGTGTTTGTAACAGCGGTAAGCTTAATCGGCGGCATGCTTCTGTGCAAAGGCTGTTAGGGGAGGTTAGGGCATCGCCGCATGGCTCGAAAGCTGTGAGACCTTactaatgcattttaaaaggtgCCTTAATTATTGCTAAATGATTATGTCTGTATGCAGTCAGCGTTACGTGAAGTTAAATGTGAGCCCTCTGATCCAAGGGAAGTTTCTGGCACAGAATTAGGAGCTGGGACCTTTGAGGAAACCCATCTCAGGGTGCCACTGCAGGGCCCGTGGCCTCTTTCTCCTTTCGCAGTGTCTTACTCAATGTTGGTATCTGCCAACACCATCGCTTCTACCAGCAAGACCCACCAGGTCAGAGGTTCTCCCCCAGCCCTCAGTTTGCCCCAGTACAGCCTAAAGCCCCTTGGCGCCTTGGctctgttcagcttttcagtcCC
It includes:
- the IGSF10 gene encoding immunoglobulin superfamily member 10 isoform X3, producing the protein MSYNKVSVLQQDAFYGLKSLVRLHMDHNEIKFVNPNVFYGLTSLRLVHLEGNLLKQLHPDTFVTLSYLQIFKVSSIKHVHLSDNTLTSLPREMFSYMSELESIYLHGNPWACDCDLQWFAEWAEQRPDVIKCKKDRSSGAQQCPVCASPRNCKGKNFVGIPPAALTCTKPVIHHTLKLKNLTVPEDGDFSSVSPKDFLAPIGSVVLNMTDQGGNRGNLVCNVQKPKEMSPISFDKEDNVTVLRTSFSSFLVCDIAYGHIQQLWSILALYSNSPLKLDRSAVTAETPFIIYQYKQNYSEKDELFTKVEAELRAEPSWLMQNKVALQLDRTATTLSTLHIQYFTDAEIVLPTVDQKKVGNNWTVISRDNKTQTEHTVPVGGTVQLDCQAIGQPAPAIEWILADGSKVRAPYVSEDGRIVVAKSGTFTLRTADAFDSGLYHCIGTNGHDADVLTFRITVVDPYVEHSSVNGAQFSTAVGSILDLPCTSAAVPDAAISWVLPERVVLHHSVRNKQIFGNGTLRIQGVTERDSGYFRCVAANQYGVDVLIFQVLVGEDKSTPQKAPVAAGEWAESDGSGDAALPSGRGRQNSSAALLSWTGQEPSAPAHRQQGTHSTRTGSGHRRMTSRQHRDKAGRRLRGHRRRFGSSAKRANPQRWAAFLEKAKRNPPRTEKQEVETTLPVQVREFSTVPADEEEMSGAAISPEQEFMIVVTEGATMSSLGSTAGSTAPAGAGTPPPAPFPQPSPSVSPTPADLNPTTTTSDSWERPNLSQTSASSGKQSMATEGASRTSALISAQQRSASPGEHNSLHLKAASATTTGNVTDSSTPATSQNAVGEMHGFTEFTDKISTKTGGQASAATISKPNSEFGHIHFHSAQKPVTPALPLGPNIVTHQHAQIIQDVATHTPQARQQHGRRRKVSARRKMVRPGHLLSMREHRRSSGKQGSAGGRTAIAPAVLLSSTLSPNVPTFNNSHSSINPLSPEAPLSSPSTTDMSSEHSEGTARSAAFLMEEDSAPTARQGAASTALPVVTQSTRDAAQKEAESRAPCHSSTYKAQPVSSRLPTSATCTTHTAEITHMMSTRTASAPPTVFSRSSSKNSQGGKIIRALLFGNGTQKEVQRTGALPPTEVSVLLPETTAVASRPHVSPLPFTPISAGVDPIPSLGKPADSSSTSEKPPDCSPAMSTAGGTGRESPKATTTASTAPQKAFRTGRRRGQRRRRPPKTAPSQSPTTGARTTADSATPAAASPPAASNRHAPAAAGSDSPPAGWVPALWALPPPGTAQHGPTTAPQTAAAPSMVVSTPPASLLPHSLQPQTPTATAPTPPLPSEPLGAKRVHPAAVSAAARSESAQHLKASTPAAERPHLWTDKEATQGSPVARPLDPGSTELSSRALGTTAPREQRPTSAPSMGGIGAGLPSAERGGKTSTVNMPTVSTPWQVAAPHAYLWGSSADGWSDQRQHHKSTTSIPLSLFSLSRNYFTKPRIIGGKLAAFTVLANSDAFIPCEATGNPQPTVEWTKISPETDAPASGSRWSVLPNGTLAIARAALQDGGQYCCTATNALGTARLLATLAVVAYPPRIAGGTRLLTAHAGTPVAMRCLAEGRPPPSISWVLANETHVSSSSQGNQKVLVQPDGTLMIKDVTVYDRGLYTCTATNPAGTDTLNVKLQVIAAPPVIVEEKRQQITATAGRDLSLPCTAEGNPQPRVHWVLPEGMVVKPLQFVNAGVLLLPNGTLRLSGIAPTDSGNYECIATSSTGSERRVVTLTVRHRDTLPRIAAASQGMTQLSFGDKLLLNCTATGEPRPRIIWRLPSKAVVDQWHSRMGSRIHVYPNGSLVIEAVTEKDAGDYLCVARNKIGDDLILMKVSITMKPAKIDQKQYFKKLVPYGKDFQVDCKASGSPAPEISWSLPDGTVINNAMLADDSGHRSGRYVLFDNGTLYLNRAGATEEGDYTCYAQNTLGRDEMKIHITVVTAAPRIKQSHKTYIKVKAGDTALLDCEAAGEPKPKIFWLLPSSDVISSSTDRHLLHTNGSLSVRRAKLLDAGEYMCVARNAGGDDTKLYKLDVVAKPPIINGLYTNKTIIKVTAVRHSKKQIDCRAEGTPPPQIMWIMPDNIFLTAPYYGSRIVVHKNGTLEIRNLRPSDTADFICVARNDWGESMLVVRLEVLEMLRRPMFKNPFNEKIIAKPGKTITLNCSVDGNPPPEVSWMLPNGTWFSKGTRMSEFLPGSHGTLTIHNPSRDKAGKYRCAAKNQVGYIEKLIVLEVAQKPTILVYPQGPMRGISGESLSLHCLSDGSPKPSTAWTLPGGHVLDRPQINSRHILLENGTLVIRAATIHDRGNYVCKAHNPAGDLSVTVPVTIVAYPPRITNRPPQTISTMPGAAVQLSCTALGIPKPEITWELPDRSVLSTGNRGRAPGSELLHPQGTLIIQNPRPSDSGTYKCTAKNHLGSDFTVTYIHVI